The stretch of DNA ATATCGAAGCCACTTTCACATCAGCTCACACAAAGTTTAGATCTAGATCTAGATGATTCCAACAGGTAACTTAGGATCTCTATTCAACCACATGTACACTCAACCACCAAAGACCCACAAACAAACAGTGTACCAGATATGTGTTCTCTTGTTGTCTtttataacaaaataataataattataataataataaaaacaccaaaacactttaaaaataaattcaccTTTTTTAGGGAATCAACTTAAAAACAGATGTACAAGTTCTAATCTGGAcatataaatatacagtatatacaaaaTAATCTTATAAAACATAGAAAGAGACAGATCAGTGCTTCATATACTTAAATTACTAATGAAATGCTAATCTTGTAAAATAACATTATTGGTTCAGTAATTTCCATTGAAGGCGTCCTTGGTACGATAGTCACTTCATGTAgttctttgtctttatttaagGGTGATCTTGCATAAAGTAAAACAAGGCCTTATTGTGGATTTCCCTGCATGGCGCTTTAGCATATATTGCATCTTTTGATCTTTTACGTCCACGTTGCTGTGCAAAGGAATCAAGATAAGGCAGGGcacaatgtttgtttttcttcttatgTGTAAGGCTTTGTGATCTAGGCTGCATACATTCTTTATAAAAACTGATTTAATCCGCTAAACCCTAAATATCCCTCAAAAATGAACCGTTTTCAGTAGTTTGTGAGTTCCTTTTCGATTTAGCACAACTGCTGATTTTTGCTTGCATAGCACATTACAGGTcactaaaaaaaatggaaaagccTGGCTCCCTCCACAGTCCTGTTGGCAGTATGTTGGATTTGTTTGATTGCTGATTGCAGATAACTGCTATAACATGGAGAGGAGCACATCTAGATAGTCCTTAAACTTCTAATCATCATGCCGGCATAAATATCTTGGCCCTTGGATGAACTTGGACGGAGCAGGCGAGTGTCCAAAgggcacgtccatgtgatttgCTCATTATTTCCCACAGACTTTTTTTCAGTCTTAGATTAGTAGCTTTACTTCTGTATTGCATTCGGAGAGCACACAAGCTCCATCCAGTTATCAAGTTTTCAAGAGCAGCAACTTGCATTTAAATAAATCCCAGTCTCTCCTTGCTTGTAAACAGTCCACAAGAAATCCAATGTTGACAGTGAATAACATCTTCTATTCATTATACCTGGAAGAGAAGAAGATAAAAGACAATGATCAGTGACAAGTCTGCAATAAAAATAGTGTCCTTTCTGTGTTATAATGTAAGAAAATCTCACCTCAGTTGCAATGATGcattcatttttctcctctcttaTTACAAAGACAGACTGGTACATTGGATCTCTAGAAGAACATATTGTTGATATTCTACACTCTGGCCATTCGCTGTGAAATAAAGATATCATGTCAGTTACTGAACACATAAATGACATGATGTTAAAATCATCTCTTCCTTTGTACTAACCTGTACATTCTACTCAAATGCTTAGTGTCTTCTAATGTATTTTCACAGTTTTCATCTTTGTCCAGAATGGACAGTTCGTCCTTGTACCCCATGGAGGATTTATAGTCCAGGTGGTAGTGGTTGATGTATTTGTGATTTGACTTTTCTCTGGGACAGTCCACCTCCAAATCCACCTTTTTATTAGTGTTCTTGAGCTCGAGAGTAGAGATGAGGTTCTCTTTCTGAAAGTCAACTTTGGAGATGTTGTTCATGGTCTCGGagtcctctttctttctcctctgcctcttaACGTGACATATTCCCACTGCTGCCATGCAGCAGAGCACCAGAACAACCACTAGACCAACACCCAAGGTGACGGCCGCCAAGTTCAGCTTTTCGCTAGGTTCTCGGCCTATGTTAGGGCTCGGGGTATTGGCTAAAGTTATATCACTGGACTCGCACTGTTGGCCATTGTAATAGGCAGGGCAGATACAGGTAGGCTGGCCTTTGGCTCCAATGGTGCAGGTGCCACCATTGAGGCAGGGTTGAGTGGCACAGCGGTCTGTGGGCTTGTCACAGTGGCGTCCTGTGAACCCTTGTGGGCAGGTGCAGGAGTAGTCATTAATGCGGTCGATGCAAGTGGAGCCGTTTGCACACGGGTTCCTGGCGCACTCGTTGATGTTGATCTCACAGCGCAGTCCGGCAAAGCCTGAGCGACAGCTGCACATTCGGCGGTTACCATAGACCACACAATGTCCACCTGATATATATGAAAACAAATCAGATCATCATATATGCAGCTAAACAGAAAGTGTAGAATATTTTTTAAGCAGGCAGGCTTATGTATTACCGTTGGTGCATTGCAGCGATGTACACTTGTCCACTTTCTTCTCACAATTGAGTCCAGTGTATCCTGCAGGACACTCGCATATGTAACTATTGCCGTTATCCCTCTCTTCGCACTGGCCACCATGGAAGCATGGTGTGTCTGCACAAGTCAGCATCTTGTGTTCACAGTGTGGCCCTTCAAACCCTTGTGGGCACACACACCTATAGCCATTCTCTATAGAGTCCTGCAGGGTAAGAAAAGATTGAAAGTTcatcaaaaaaagtgtgtgtcagATCCTTTTTATCGTATCCTGTTTATGACTGCTCCAACGTACGCCATTATTCTTAGTCTGAATTCTATTTACAGTACATCATCTGTGAACTGGGTCATGTACTGACTTGACAATCGATAGCATCCTCCTGGAGTAGCAGATAGActgaggcaaaaacaaaaacaggaaagcCTGTGTTGtgggaaaggagagagagagacttccGGACTCACCAGGCACTGGCCTCCGTTGTGGCAGGGCTGGCTGTCACACTCCCTGACCTCCGAGTCACAGTTGACCCCAGTGAAGCCCGGCAGGCATGTGCAGGTGTAGCTGCCCTGGCCTGTGTTCATGCACGTGGCCCCGTTGGCACAGGGTTTGTGATGGGTGCAGTAGTTCAGATCTGTAAACAAATAGGTGCATAGATAATTAAGTGGAACCAACACTACCAGACTTTTTTCAGCTATAGTTTCCTCTTTTATAGAGCTCCATGTGCACCTTGGTCACAGAAGATGCCTCCCCAGCCTTCCTTGCAGGTGCACTGCCACGGCTCTTTACAGGTACCATGTTTACAGGAGGGATGGAGTTTACACACATCACAAAAGAGTCCCTGCCAGCCCTCTCTGCATCTgttcacacataaaacacaacagttGGCTCATGCACACGTTCACACTCATGTTGTGCTTTCTCAAAAACAAAAGTCAGAAAGCCTGTTTATAACACAAAAGAACAACTACGTATgtatataaaaccaactgaggGATCAGTTTAAAACAATTAAACTTTAATACTCACTTGCACTCTCCAGGTAAAGTGCAGTTTCCATTTCTTTCCTTGCACCCTTCAAGACAGATTGCTGTAAACAACAAAAGATATTTAAAGTTCAATTTAGGCATTTCAAgcaaaattaaaacaaactttAATTGCCTTTAAATGTGTCTCTTCCCTGAtcacttaattaaaaaaatagccCACATCCTTGGCTGCGCCTTTCTCCGTGTTGTGTATGTGACATTGATTGTGCACGCTGTTAAACGGGCGGTGCAGAGCGCAGCAGATGCTTGTTCTCAGAAAAGCAGGACAGCTGCCCCATTGTTATCAGTGCACGGTTCGAGCCCCGTTTGCAGCTGCTGCCTTACGCCGCCTTACACAATAGAGCCCGCAATTTAGTGGCGCGTGGCGGCCGATAATGCCGCGATTAACCCCGGCGCGTGCTGCTGAGCGACCACCCCCCCGGATTAAAAAACccgcacacacagagaaagtacAAACCGAGCAGGCTGCCTGTCTTCAAATTACAGCGGCTGCCGCACATCCAAACGCACACCTGCGCTCATGTAACAGGTAATAAGCTATTGAATTATATAAGAAGCTCATGTAAAgatacatttatcatttttaaagaagtcattaaaacacaatattacattctttttcttcttctttttttactttcaggTAATATTTCCCGCTTAAAATCTGACTTTTGTGACCTTTTTCCCCCACAAACAAAGAAAGGTGTCCATATGGTGTCTTTACTCGTGCTTACGTTCTTGGCAGTATTCTCCCTTCCATCCTGGTAGACAGGCTATCTGCCCGTCAGGCTTGCAGGTGTAGTGGCCAAAATGGTCGTCTCTCGGTGCGCATATTTTGGAACAAGTGTCCCCGTAGTAATTTTCATTGCAGATGAACCGGTATGAGTACCTTAGCTCCGTCTGCGTGCCGTTCTGCACATACTGGGCCCACTCAGGCCCTATTCCTAACTGTCTTTGGATGGCAAAAGAGCTAATCAAGAATTCAGGGTTGGTGGTatctgtgaagaaaaaaatcagatttaagacataaaatcataaaacacattttaacaattAATAAATGTAGCAATGGTCCTTTTAAGACAATAAACAATCTGAATTTCCTCTTTCCCTCATGTGGCCATTATCTACGAAGGACCTAACAAAAAGGTGTAAAATCCAGGAAAAGGCTGTCATGGGATTTTTTGGCAAGGTTTCATATTCTCACTTAAGCCGTGCACACTTTCCCATGCATGCCAGAAATAACGCAAGGGAAGTGTGCAATTGTGTTGGAAGGATTTGATTGTAAACGATTGTCGAGTGACTCAGAACGCATCCTAACAAACTCCAACCAGTGACGCATAAAAAGCCTGTGTATGCTTTTGGCAGCATTTTACAGTCAGGGTTACTgatttggaggaaaaaaaagaggaagtaaTGACTACTGGAGGCTACATGCGCCAGGTCTCCCTCTAGTGGTGGAGAAGAAGGAGTGTGAATCTCCTCACCTCCAGACTGGTCCGCTGCAGGAGAATGCCAGGCTTCAATAAGTAATGAGAAAGCACCCTGTGGAGACAAAATAGGAAATGAACGTCACTAAAAGAGACACGTGTAGTTATTTGGTGATAAATAAAATAGTGCTGTAACGGTCATGGAAAGATTCAACATAAGAGTAATTAAATTTATTATCCAGAGTACAAAATGACTAGATCATGAACTCTATTCTCTTTTTACGCACAGATTAGACGCGGCAAGTTTGGCAATAAAAAACATCTGATTTAAAATCAATATAGGTTATTGTACATGAAACTGGTCACAGTGATAAAACAGGTTGTTAGTCATCTTCTTTTCTTAATTATCTTCGTGAATACTAAGATATATTTGCGCGCACAGGCAGGGCAGGTGCTCTTACCGGCCAGGTGAAGTTAAGCGGCAGGCGCAGCCGGGCGTCCTGCCGGATGCTGAAGGAGTCTGCGCCCAGAACAGGTGTGGTGGCTTTGCCAAATATACATTTTCCAGGAGACACCTCCGTCTGGAAGTTCTTCAAACACACCTTAAAATAAGTCCTGCAGCCAGTCATGCTGCAGCTGAGTCCGTTTGCCAGCAAACCTTTAGTATTCTGAAAATGATGGAGGTCTATCTCGAACACACCTGATCCCCAAACCTAAAAAGGAAGCGGAAAGTGTCCGTATGATAAACAGCAACATTATTTCAGGATTACTTTataatgcaaagaaaaaaatatatatatatacctgaGTAAATAATGTTATAACTATTGCGAGGATAGATGTGAACCAAACGGCCATCCTTTAGAGTTTTATGTGCGTATCCTAACAATCAGTTTGTCCACCAAAAACAGCGCTCCTATTCCAAGTGGCGACGGCAAAAAACGGagtgaaataaaatgatcagAATAAATATAATCCTTCTTCCAAAGCCCGCAGGACAAGATCCAGGTCCACAATCCGTATCCAAAGAAAAAGAAGTTGGAAAAGACCGAGTTATCCAGTGTTTGAGGTTACACAAATATCAGTAACGTCAATATCCACAAGTGAGTCATTCTGCGGTCTTTATGTTGCCCATCCATCGTGCCGGTCAGTTGTTGTCTGAGTTTGCTCTGTTGATGCGAGACTAGTGTTGCCAGCAGTGATGCGAGCATGTGGCGGAGCATCAGCGCATACTGACTCCCAGTGAAGGATGTCTGACGTCCCTCCCAGTTTATATACCACAGTGTAGGGTCATTACAGACTGTCAGTGGGTAAACACCGCCCACTCTCCCCTCCACCTTCATTTTGTTTGGAGCATCCGTAACGTGCAATATGAATGTGGTTTCCATTCATTTtgcactgtgtgactgtgttttgATTCACCTGGTCCCCACATGATGAACTTTTATACACCTTACATGCAGATTGCTCACTCATAAATTGAATTAAAACGTAGGTAGTGCAAAATCAGATTACTGTAGTGTTGCTGGACATCAGAGATATTTAAAAAGTCTCACTCGAAAATTAGTCATTTAGGGAAGTGACTGTGCGTCTTCTCGCGCATCTGGCAGCCTTCTTTCGCgttgcttgtgtttattttagagGATCTGGTGAGAGATAGCCTCATTTCTGATAATGGATTTACATTGTAAACATACCGTGTCACTCATAAATCAgtttagggggaaaaaaacgcaaaaaaaaaatatccaagcCCACCCAGACCTAATGTAAAAGCTTTGAAATTAAtattattgtgtatatatatatatataatctgcCAGGTTCCGCATATTGTGTTGATAGCTGGATGGTTATCATATGGAACACTGGGTGCTCTGCTGCACATACATtacagaggaaggaaaagaaaccATAGACATTAGTTAAAGATGTTTGTTATGCTTAATAAGAGTCTATAAATGGCTCAAGCACCAAGCTGTTCAGGCACTTTATTTCACATCACATCTCACAATGCTCCCTGTTTAAAATACATTCTGTATAAATTAAAGTCGAAACTGTATCCACAGCGTTTGTTGAACTAAGTTGGAAAAACATTCCGCTCCTTTCAAGTGTGCTTATTGAGGGAAAAGCAAAATGAACTCAAAAGAGTATATGAAGGCTGGTGAGTAAATAAATTCAAATGCCACATGCATTTTTATCACATGTAAACTCATGCTGGGCACAGGCATTGTTACCTTTATCACCCCTGCAGCAGGCCAACTTGTCTGGGAGGATTTACAGTGAGGGAACAGGATTTGGGAACTGTTCCCTGGCCATGGAGGTGTGTGGCTGTGAACAGCTCTCCTGCCGAGATGACCTCATgtccaaccccccccccacctctgaCTTATAGGTTCGAGGTTCCACTTGATGGCAGAGACAATGGACTATTGAGTTTGGAGCAGTGTGAGTAAGAGACCCGGACATCTCATACCTCTGCTGTATTGAAGAATTGTGGCGTTCCCACCATTGACTGAATCACACAGATCCTGTGGTGGATCAATGGAGCACCGTATGGTGGTTTAAGAACCTATTCCTGCTCTGGTTTGCATCTAAAATGAGCCTAATTCACTTATCTATGGGCCATCCGACTACTTCACAGCATCATCAGTCTCTTTGTTTGGGCAGAAGAAGTGAGATGGTGCTCCTGTCCTCCCTTCATACACGTCAAAACATCCATGCGCTTTAATATTTGATGGACCGTGGTTAAGgtttctgagctgcagctcaggtTTCAAGTTCTTGTAAAGGACTGGGCAGTGCTAAACAAGGTGCTTGGACAGAAACCTCTTGGTGCAACATGAAGGAAAACATTGGACCTCGGACACAGAGAAGCTCTTTTCTGCTGACGTTAATATTTACCTATCAATCCCCTGAGCTGTTATCACGCTTTTTTTATATTCTTATGATTGtgtacacagacaaaaagcagGCCTGAATTAATGGAACATTTTAGCTGTACGGAGTTATTTACTCTTGGCCAATGCAAACAATAATATAACAGGctcttttctgctgtgttgcTCTAGAATAAACACAGCCTTGGAAACAGACATCGGCCCACCGCAGTTCCATCTGCAGCCTTGTATAGgacatcatttttctctgtGGCAGTGTTTTGTAACGTGACGTCTGATTGTTGTACGTCTTTTCAGCTGGCATCTAAACcctaaaaataacattttgatAGGGAAATAAAGAGGTATGAAAGTGCTTTTGGACTGGGACTTATGAGGCTATTTATGTGAAACTGTTTGGTTCTTTGGCAGGCCGTTTGTTCCCAGGAAAGGCATGTTCATAAGTTATAGATTTTAAGACGTTAAAAATTTCATTAATCAACATCATATTAAGTAGGTCATGCAGCTGTTGTTGAGGacactgggtttttttttaaactaccaGCTGACTTGGTCGCACCAACATACTGTTGACACTTATTATTTCCAAAACACATGAAGATTATTGTGTCCCTCATAAATACAGCAGGGATCAAAGACCATTTTAAATTATACTGTCCTCTGCTAAATGCCAGCATGTATTTACAGTTAATTCAGCGGACATTCGGCGAACCTCAGGTGCAGTCTTtacaacacacattttaaaaaacagactCTGCTATGCAATCATATGTAAGAATTTAATCAGaccccttcctctcctctcctgtggtGTCACTGTCCTGTATGGCCACTGTCAGTGTCAACAATCAGGGCAATGTGCAAATGGGTAAATTAGCTACAGTGCTAACAGATGGCCCCTTTTAGTTCAGAAATCTGCCCCGTTTAATGCACAGCAGTTTAACACTTCTTTACAGCACATTTGATCTCTATGCCCCAATCTGTCCAGCCAATCAATGGAGCCTTTTGATGTGCGCTGCCAATGGATCTGAGGCATCTAAGCATGTCGGCCTGGGAGGAGAAATCACCTGCTGTCGCAATTAGAAAGACAAGGGGTGGTTTTCTACCCTCACTGCACCATGCTGTCCTGTCTTAACTTCACACTCCtgacagatataaaaaataGAGTCAACCTAAGGGGGGTTGCTGAGCAAGAGAATTTTCAGCAAGATATAACATGTAAGAAAAAGATGTCTTGCTGTTCTTTAGAGGGGgttgctgtgtttctgctgtacAAATCTAAAACACAATGGGCCAGGCTGGCACTAGTTATTATGCCAACATCAGTagatttaaaaatgcaaaatgtacaGTAGAAAATCAAAATCATATGCTGTTTATAATCGTCTGAAAACTAAAGATTTTACATCATCTTCAAGCCAAGAAAGAAAGGATTAAAtgattaaaggaaaaaaactgaATTGTCCTTAGTGGTTTGCAGTAAATTACTTTAGCATGATTAATCAATAATACAATGTGCAGACCTAAAAGTCATTACAAATCAGCTTCTGCATGCTTGCAAGCTTTCAAACATGTGTCATTACTTAGTGTAAAAAATGTTATGGTCCTCTGTTTTCACTCGGTTTGAACCTTCAGCTTTGATTAACAGCCCCTGACAGTGTGGCTGTCTGTGTTTAATACGAGCCCTTGGGCAGTTGTGGAACTTTCCAGCCACCCTCTTTCGATATTGTtgacaaaacacagacatatCAGCACTCCTCCACCCTTCACAGCACAACCAACAACACACATTGGTCACTGGCATCACGTCGCGGTGCACGCATGTTTCCCTACACCTGAATGAAGATTTGGGGTAGCTGAAGGGATGCCTGGTGGATGGTAGCGCCATTACATCATTTATGTCAGCGGAGGATCAACAACACAGCTCTGCTGAGGTGAAAGTGCGTGAATCAGGTCAGGCTGATCTGAAACCATGTGTGTAACAATTGATTTTGTGCCAGTATGCCAAGAGAAAGCACCTCTTGCACAAGGACATCTCCAACCACCTCCTCAATGATCAGTATTGATTCTAACAGAACAGCCCCACCTTTGACACAAAGCAGGCATGGTGGGCATCTGTCACTGTGAGCCGAACAACGTAAAAGCATTTCCCTTTTTGTCTCCTGTTAGCATTGCAAAAAAATATACATGTGAAGGACACTCCCAGGCAGACCACACAAAGACAgccaaacatgtttttgtgccTGAGCATGTTTTGAATGATTACCAGTGCagcaagtctgtgtgtgtgtgtgtgtgtgtgtgtgtgtgtgtgtgtgtgtgtgtaagaaggCTTGAGGAAATCCTCCCTCGCCAGAGTCAAAGCATCATTGCTTAACGCAAGACAAAACCACACAGCAGGAAAAGGAAAGAGATAAATGGAGGTGAGGGAAGAGCGTGCTGGTGTGAAGAGGGCTGTTAAAGCCCCACAAGGAAGAGCAGCCACGCATAATGAATCCCCGACCTGCAATTCACATGCTGGTCTACCTGTTAGCAGGAGGTGTGAACAGGTGCATTTCTGACTACACTGTAGGGGGTCTCTTTGTGATCATGTGGGTTTTGGCAGCACAGATGCATCACATAAATGACATTTATTAATCACTTCTGATTGAAGTTGCCTTGCTTTGAAGTTTCTATAAAAGCTAATATGAATCTTCAAAGTTTTGACCTCAGAGAATTTCCGTAGGGGGAAATTCACTGTAATCAGTGAACACCATCAGCGTGATTAGCGTCTTGTAATTTCACCTTGGCATGCCACACTGTTAGATGCAGAGATCTGGTGTGATAAGGGCTTGTGATTCTGGTCTAATTATACAGAGACTTAATGATCTCTTATCTGCTGTTCCTCCTCTACTTCCTGAGTGGGGGCACATGAACTCTGCTACTCTATATTTTGACTGTTTATGTATGTAGACGGACTTAGAAACATTTTAGGAGGGCCGGttgttttttcctttgacaATTCGAAATTCCTACATGTTCTTTTCCCTTTAAGCAGGTTCCTATAGCTGCTTCCAAATTTGTGAACAGATTCCTGGAAATTCTACTGTGAGGGTTATGTTAGGATGACTGTCTTATTAGGTGAAAGTCTCAGAGTGTGTGGCCTCCCATCTGCATTTGTGTGAGACCCATATGACTCCTCTTGTCTAAAAAGTCATCAGCACTCGTCAGTCTGCAATGACCTTTTGTTTGGATTCCATTTAGTTAGCTGAACTGTATCTGACCTCATAACTGCTCACtgtgtacatacacacaaacccaTCTCCACTCTGCAGGACAAACAACAGATGCAAAGCCTCTTGTGTAAAGGGATCATTATCCAAGTCAACCTAAGGCCCAGCCATGATGTTAGCAACAGTGCAGGACACTGACCGGTGATGTATACAGTCACATGTCCAGTTTCTGTTAGCAGGCACTGTGCCATATTTGACATCATTTAGGTCTGTGTCCAGCCTCACAATGAGACAGCAGGGGTGTCTCAGTGGGATCATGGCAATGAAAAGTCcatgtgcagcatgtttgtCTAGCAAAGGCCCATTGAGGTTGGATCTTCACTGATGAGATcgtttttttacagtgatgaATATGTTCTCACAGGTCCTAACTAATGAGCCGCAGCAGAACGCATTCAGCCTTAGTCCTGAGGTCTGTCCTGTACCCCAGGAGGAGCTCCCTCTCTGTCGGACCTAATAGCTGTAGAGTGTTGTTCCAACTTGACCCCATGAGCTCAGAGTTGCCCCAGTTCCTATTCCCCTGATTTGGCTCTCAGAGGCAATTTTCATATCGCTGTCCAATTCTTGACATATCTCAAGAACTCTGAGCCTTCCAGACCTTACCCAGTCCAAGGATAGATGTCATACAACTATTATAGCCACTTTTAAAAAATCCATCACTGAGAATTGATTCCATTTTAAAGCAGAATTTTTATCCTTTTCTGGAAAAACACTGGCAAAGTGTGTAAAAGTAGTGATCCCTCAGTGTCATTTCTGATACACACATACGGATTTGTGATGTTTTGGTTTAACACTGGCACATTTCTAATGGATTTAGATGAATCATTTACTGTGCCCTGCAAATTAATCTTTCTGTTCAGACTTTGTTTTCTTATACACTCTACAGTGATTTATTAGGCAGGGTGATGAATGGTTATGATATTAGAAGTGCAGAACTAGCACATTTGGGCAGTAATTTGTTTATCTTGCAGACCTCAGCTGTAGAAGGTCAACAAGTACTGTGCAAACCATGTAACACAGATTTCTCATGATTGTCTTAACATATTAGGTCCTAGTACTGCAGTgcactttaaattaaaaatatcatCTCTATACCATAATGctggaaaacacaaacaaaaaactgaatTGTGATGGTCCCAGCAGTGACCATGAATAAACAGTTTCCATTagatattaaattaaatacttggattacttcaACTTTACGTTGAAGTGTGGAAAAAAGTCAAGGTACATGAGTAAAGAAAGATGAAATTTAGTTACAAACATATCATGCATCTTGTGATATGATTAGTCTCTGGGTGGCTTGTTTGTAGAAGAGACCTGCTTAGCGAGATACAGCTATTAAGCTGACAATGCTAAGAGGCCGATCTGCAGTGAGGTAGCAGTTCAGCTAAATGGGTATCTTGCTATGTAGCTGTTTGAGCTATCTATTAATTTTAAACTTCATATTCAATAATGTACATTGTAATCCGATTATGACCTACTTAAATTGTAACATTGTAAGTAGAtagtcatattttattttttccctgtTACATATTTTGCCCACTAATGTGTTCAATGCTAAATCAATGTATTTGCCGTGTTGTATACACTGAATTCATGCCATAAAATGCCTGCAATGCTTTGTGTAATATGTTGGCGCTGATAAGGCTC from Parambassis ranga chromosome 22, fParRan2.1, whole genome shotgun sequence encodes:
- the LOC114427007 gene encoding delta-like protein 4 isoform X1, translated to MVVDDVQFMTILRGKRIKLTLKNTSYYGVIQRINPNKTLVLADGKYFFIISRVCFHTTLTTKTPLSILIAFVKRRLLMFVVFVLVVSGSNGLKIPGTKLFFGHDILNVEFTNEANIDCGNTRGLEEHLTVEKFQPYRKMITFDDNEDPEEFIDFVVIDEFHGKFAPAVMHIKKQRVIGVGVEGVEVSKNGRLCWLQIATKDKVYLFDVLLLGAQAFKNGLSMILESKHILKVIHDCRFIAGCLSSQFGLKLTNVFDTQVADVMCFCSETGGFLPDRVSTFQEAVSLHLKVPSSQLSSLQMKDQLTKKEREMWYTRPCPLPLLKVMALSVIHLLPLRLVLLDTLMTDYMALVDSYLGSSYYQPDELEHVSMVWGSGVFEIDLHHFQNTKGLLANGLSCSMTGCRTYFKVCLKNFQTEVSPGKCIFGKATTPVLGADSFSIRQDARLRLPLNFTWPGAFSLLIEAWHSPAADQSGDTTNPEFLISSFAIQRQLGIGPEWAQYVQNGTQTELRYSYRFICNENYYGDTCSKICAPRDDHFGHYTCKPDGQIACLPGWKGEYCQEPICLEGCKERNGNCTLPGECKCREGWQGLFCDVCKLHPSCKHGTCKEPWQCTCKEGWGGIFCDQDLNYCTHHKPCANGATCMNTGQGSYTCTCLPGFTGVNCDSEVRECDSQPCHNGGQCLDSIENGYRCVCPQGFEGPHCEHKMLTCADTPCFHGGQCEERDNGNSYICECPAGYTGLNCEKKVDKCTSLQCTNGGHCVVYGNRRMCSCRSGFAGLRCEININECARNPCANGSTCIDRINDYSCTCPQGFTGRHCDKPTDRCATQPCLNGGTCTIGAKGQPTCICPAYYNGQQCESSDITLANTPSPNIGREPSEKLNLAAVTLGVGLVVVLVLCCMAAVGICHVKRQRRKKEDSETMNNISKVDFQKENLISTLELKNTNKKVDLEVDCPREKSNHKYINHYHLDYKSSMGYKDELSILDKDENCENTLEDTKHLSRMYSEWPECRISTICSSRDPMYQSVFVIREEKNECIIATEV